From Dysgonomonadaceae bacterium PH5-43:
TTTTTTAGTTATTGGGTCGGGCATTGCTGGTATGAGCTATGCCTTAAAAGTAGCCGACAAAGGCAGTGTTGCCCTTTTGTGTAAAACAACCTTAGAAGAAGCTAACACTTTTTACGCTCAAGGAGGGATAGCTTCAGTTACTCTTCCTTACGACGATTTTGAGAAACATATCAAAGATACTCTTGTAGCTGGAGATGGAATGTGCAACAAAAAAGTTGTTGAGAAAGTAGTTAAAGAAGCTCCCGCACAAATAGAAGAATTAATTCGTTGGGGTGTAGATTTTGATAAAGACTCTAAAGGCGAGTTCGACTTACACAAAGAGGGTGGTCATTCCGAGTTTAGGATTCTTCATCATAAAGATAATACAGGCGAAGAGATACAGGTAAGTCTTATCGACACAATTAAAAGACACCCCAATATCAAAGTATTCGATTACCACTTCGCAATAGAAATTCTTACACAACACCATTTAGGAGTAAATATAACTAAAGATAGTCTGGGGGTAGAATGCTATGGAGCTTATGCTTTGCAAGAGAAAACAAACGAGATACATACTTTTCTTTCTAAGGTAACAATGATTTGTACGGGAGGTATTGGCAACATCTATCAAACAACTACCAATCCTTTGGTTGCAACAGGTGATGGAATAGCGATGGTTTATCGTGCTAAAGGTTTGGTTAAGGATATGGAATTTGTTCAGTTTCACCCTACTGCTTTGTATAATCCTATGGAGCGACCTTCATTTCTTATTACGGAAGCGATGAGAGGTTATGGCGGAGTATTGCGCACTCGCAACGGCGAAGAATTTATGCACAAATACGACGAACGAGGCTCTTTAGCCCCAAGAGATATTGTTGCTCGTGCAATAGATAATGAAATGAAAAGTAGTGGTAGCGACTTTGTGTACTTAGATGTTACTCACAAAGATGCAGAAGAAACTAAGAAAGAATATCCTACCATATATGAAAAATGTTTAAGTGAAGGGATTAATATTACTAAAGATTATATTCCAGTAGCTCCTGCTGCTCATTATTTGTGTGGTGGTATTGTTGTAGATTTTAATGCTCGCACTACTATTAACAGACTATATGCCGCAGGCGAATGTTCGCGAACTGGACTTCACGGTGCTAACCGTTTAGCATCTAACTCTCTTATCGAGGCTATAGTTTATGCCGATGCGGCTGCTAAACATTCTATTAGTCTGTTGAAGAATTATTCTTTCAACGAATCTATCCCAGAATGGGACGATAAAGGAACTTCTCTTACCGAAGAAATGATTCTTATTACTCAGAGTGCTAAAGAGGTTGGTTCTATTATGAGCAATTATGTTGGTATAGTACGCTCTAATTTACGCTTAGAGCGAGCCTTTGAAAGATTGGAGATAATCTATCGAGAAACTGAGAATCTGTTTGTTCGCTCGGTAGTATCGAAAGATATTTGTGAGCTACGTAACATTATAAATGTTGGTTATCTTGTAATAAAGCAAGCTATGGAGAGAAAAGAAAGTCGAGGCTTGCATTACACAATAGATTATCCTAAAAAGAATGAAATAGGTTGAGGTTTGAAATAAGATACTTATCTAATCCACTAATGATAACAAATAATTTGTCTGTTTTTAATAAAATCAAAGGTGTCATATTTGGGCAAACCATAGGAGATGCACTCGGACTTGCATCTGAGTTTATGACTAAGAAAGAAGTAAAAAATTTCTATCCAAATGGAATACACACTTATGATGATATAATACAGGACAGACATCGTAGTTTGTGGCAAAAAGGAGCGTGGACGGACGATACTGATCAAATGTTATGTATATTAGATAGCATCATTGAGAACAAAACTATTGACTTAATC
This genomic window contains:
- a CDS encoding L-aspartate oxidase (product_source=KO:K00278; cath_funfam=1.20.58.100,3.50.50.60; cog=COG0029; ko=KO:K00278; pfam=PF00890,PF02910; superfamily=51905; tigrfam=TIGR00551); this encodes MVHKFDFLVIGSGIAGMSYALKVADKGSVALLCKTTLEEANTFYAQGGIASVTLPYDDFEKHIKDTLVAGDGMCNKKVVEKVVKEAPAQIEELIRWGVDFDKDSKGEFDLHKEGGHSEFRILHHKDNTGEEIQVSLIDTIKRHPNIKVFDYHFAIEILTQHHLGVNITKDSLGVECYGAYALQEKTNEIHTFLSKVTMICTGGIGNIYQTTTNPLVATGDGIAMVYRAKGLVKDMEFVQFHPTALYNPMERPSFLITEAMRGYGGVLRTRNGEEFMHKYDERGSLAPRDIVARAIDNEMKSSGSDFVYLDVTHKDAEETKKEYPTIYEKCLSEGINITKDYIPVAPAAHYLCGGIVVDFNARTTINRLYAAGECSRTGLHGANRLASNSLIEAIVYADAAAKHSISLLKNYSFNESIPEWDDKGTSLTEEMILITQSAKEVGSIMSNYVGIVRSNLRLERAFERLEIIYRETENLFVRSVVSKDICELRNIINVGYLVIKQAMERKESRGLHYTIDYPKKNEIG